In a genomic window of Passer domesticus isolate bPasDom1 chromosome 3, bPasDom1.hap1, whole genome shotgun sequence:
- the BORCS6 gene encoding LOW QUALITY PROTEIN: BLOC-1-related complex subunit 6 (The sequence of the model RefSeq protein was modified relative to this genomic sequence to represent the inferred CDS: inserted 3 bases in 2 codons; deleted 1 base in 1 codon; substituted 1 base at 1 genomic stop codon), producing MVGRGYPELCRGEGSSPSRDEREVVAQPEPPLGEHGGGVRRATSSSRCCYPGAPRPLPPPRQPPRADGASTAPLRRAPPIAAERRPLCPRSSQSKATQTLGATPXPGGRPIRAGPPPVSESRARSARRAGGAXHRPIGIRANRRGHTSPGPSANRGRRKQASARPRRAGAAGGHAXLAMEEPGPAAAPPEGRGRDERSLEALSLAGGGGAAVAGRQLSEGRRATLASALELEGTVLREGRLTQFVANNLERRIRLSGAPRGEPAAGGGGSSIPAIDPGALQDVVALAGQVAAQVDELLRNVHCGLQALTALSVGCIQTYRDGVESLGEAADLSIRAMYALVARCEELDRAMQPVPALAKRIRDMKGTLERLEGLCK from the exons ATGGTAGGACGTGGGTACCCAGAGTTGTGCCGGGGAGAGGGGTCAAGCCCAAGCAGGGACGAGCGG GAAGTGGTGGCGCAACCAGAGCCGCCGCTAGGAGAACATGGCGGGGGAGTGAGGCgagccaccagcagctcc cggTGTTGTTACCCGGGTGCGCCCCGCCCACTTCCGCCCCCGCGCCAACCGCCGCGCGCGGACGGCGCCAGCACCGCCCCTCTCCGCCGCGCCCCGCCAATCGCGGCGGAGCGGCGGCCTCTCTGCCCTCGCTCCAGCCAATCGAAAGCGACACAAACACTCGGGGCCACGC CCCCTGGGGGCCGCCCAATCCGGGCAGGCCCGCCCCCGGTCTCCGAGTCACGGGCTCGCAGTGCGCGGCGGGCAGGCGGCGC CCACCGGCCAATCGGGATCCGCGCGAACCGCCGAGGCCACACCTCCCCGGGCCCCTCAGCCAATCGCGGGAGACGTAAACAGGCGTCGGCGCGCCCCCGGAGGgcgggggcagcgggcgggCACGCGTAGCTCGCCATGGAGGAgccgggcccggccgccgcgccgccggaGGGGCGGGGGCGGGACGAGCGGAGCCTGGAGGCGCTCAGCCTGGCCGGCGGCGGAGGGGCGGCGGTGGCGGGCCGGCAGCTGTCGGAGGGGCGGCGGGCGACGCTGGCGAGCGCCCTGGAACTGGAGGGGACGGTGCTGCGCGAGGGGCGCCTCACCCAGTTCGTGGCCAACAACCTGGAGCGGCGGATCCGGCTGAGCGGCGCCCCGCGGGGCGAGCCtgcggcggggggcggcgggtcCTCCATCCCCGCCATCGACCCCGGGGCGCTGCAGGACGTGGTGGCCCTGGCCGGGCAGGTGGCGGCGCAGGTGGACGAGCTGCTGCGGAACGTGCACTGCGGGCTGCAGGCGCTGACGGCGCTCAGCGTCGGCTGCATCCAGACCTACCGCGACGGCGTGGAGAGCCTGGGCGAGGCGGCCGACCTCAGCATCCGCGCCATGTACGCGCTGGTGGCGCGCTGCGAGGAGCTGGACCGCGCCATGCAGCCCGTGCCCGCCCTGGCCAAGCGCATCCGGGACATGAAGGGCACGCTGGAGCGGCTGGAGGGGCTCTGCAAGTAG
- the PNRC1 gene encoding proline-rich nuclear receptor coactivator 1 gives MVTTTAPPPFLARISAGTEDPRRLPPSALLQRLRRGDSNCENQPSCCLAGPGGSARPALKRVRRRKGKIRPGPAGLLPSRYQQYQQHRAGLGRRTPLGTDLVTDAAPEEPPAPAPSRPAPGKPLRKEFLKNKMGKTEKAAVPYGQPVHSLHLCEQPKMNRQKSKCNTPVTKIASAKKIENFWQDSVSPEIVQKQEKKPLKNTENFRNAKSKKPIALNEVSQKENYAGAKFSDPPSPSVLPKPPSHWVGGTAELSDQNRELMAVHLKTLLKVQA, from the exons ATGGTTACCACCACGGCGCCGCCGCCCTTCCTGGCTCGGATCTCGGCGGGCACCGAAGACCCGCGGCGGCTGCCGCCCTCCGCCCTGCTCCAGCGCCTCCGGCGCGGGGACAGCAACTGCGAGaaccagcccagctgctgcctggcgGGCCCGGGGGgcagcgcccgccccgcgctgAAGAGGGTGCGGCGGAGGAAGGGAAAGatccggcccggccccgcggggctccTGCCCAGCCGCTACCAGCAGTACCAGCAGCACCGCGCCGGGCTGGGGAGACGGACGCCGCTGGGAACCGACTTGGTGACGGACGCCGCCCCGGAGGAGCCCCCTGCGCCTGCCCCCTCGAGACCCGCGCCCGGCAAACCCCTCAGGAAGGAG TTCTTAAAAAACAAGATGGGAAAGACAGAGAAGGCGGCCGTCCCCTACGGCCAGCCCGTTCACAGCTTACACCTGTGTGAACAACCAAAGATGAACAGGCAGAAGAGTAAGTGTAACACGCCAGTGACGAAGATCGCCTCGGCGAAAAAGATAGAGAACTTTTGGCAGGATTCTGTGTCGCCAGAAATAGTtcagaagcaggaaaaaaagccactcaaaaacacagaaaacttcAGAAATGCCAAGTCCAAGAAACCTATCGCCCTAAATGAAGTGagccaaaaagaaaattacGCTGGGGCAAAGTTCAGTGACCCACCATCTCCCAGTGTCCTTCCAAAGCCTCCCAGCCACTGGGTGGGTGGCACAGCTGAACTGTCTGACCAAAACAGGGAGTTGATGGCAGTCCATTTGAAAACTCTCCTAAAAGTTCAAGCGTAG